The following proteins are co-located in the Rattus norvegicus strain BN/NHsdMcwi chromosome 19, GRCr8, whole genome shotgun sequence genome:
- the Rpl22l3 gene encoding ribosomal protein eL22-like 1 yields the protein MAPRKDKKPKKSTWRFHLDLTHPVEDEIFDSENFEQFLQEKVKVNGKTGNLGNVVHIECLKNKITVVSEKQLSKRYLKYLTKKYLRKNNLCDWLHVVASDKETYELHYFQISQDEDGSESED from the coding sequence ATGGCACCACGGAAAGACAAGAAGCCTAAGAAGTCAACCTGGAGGTTTCATTTGGACCTTACACATCCAGTAGAAGATGAAATTTTTGATTCTGAAAATTTTGAACAGTTTCTACAGGAGAAGGTTAAAGTCAATGGAAAAACTGGAAATCTTGGAAATGTTGTTCACATTGAATGCCTGAAGAATAAAATCACAGTTGTTTCTGAGAAACAGCTCTCGAAAAGGTATTTGAAATATCTTACCAAGAAATACCTTAGGAAGAATAATCTCTGTGATTGGCTTCATGTGGTCGCATCTGACAAGGAGACTTACGAACTTCATTATTTCCAAATTAGTCAAGATGAAGATGGTTCAGAGTCTGAGGACTAA